In a single window of the Nicotiana tomentosiformis chromosome 8, ASM39032v3, whole genome shotgun sequence genome:
- the LOC104112668 gene encoding uncharacterized protein, which yields MESVASSSTPSDHHHHRHRLRLMPTQPLADRIIRAVSHHLRLLHHADTTFFILGATGNVYTVNLSTTPSCSCPDRTTPCKHILFVLIRVLGVSIDDTCLLRRTLRPCELQRLLSLPISTESLANPNVRERFHQTFFKERPKCSPLRIEIEDGVTCPVCLEEMNKGERVAACGTCRNPLHEECLMQWKRSNRRRSISCVICRTKWRDVRAEQEAERYLNLSAYIGGDNDMHIVEDQQSYCGD from the exons atggaATCCGTTGCATCCAGTTCTACCCCTTCCGACCACCACCACCACCGTCATCGCCTCCGGCTAATGCCAACACAACCACTCGCCGACCGAATCATCCGTGCCGTGAGCCACCATCTCCGCCTCCTCCACCACGCCGACACCACTTTCTTTATCTTAGGCGCAACCGGAAATGTATATACCGTTAACCTCTCCACCACCCCATCATGCAGCTGCCCTGATCGAACCACCCCATGCAAACACATCCTCTTCGTCCTCATCCGCGTATTGGGGGTCTCCATCGACGACACGTGTCTTCTCCGGCGAACTCTCCGGCCATGCGAGCTCCAACGCCTTCTCAGCTTACCCATCTCTACTGAATCTCTAGCAAACCCTAATGTTCGAGAAAG GTTTCACCAGACGTTTTTTAAGGAAAGACCAAAATGTTCGCCGTTGAGAATAGAGATAGAGGACGGTGTTACATGTCCGGTGTGTTTGGAAGAGATGAATAAGGGAGAAAGAGTGGCAGCTTGTGGGACATGTAGAAATCCATTACATGAAGAATGTTTGATGCAATGGAAGAGAAGTAACAGAAGAAGATCCATAAGCTGTGTGATATGCAGGACAAAGTGGAGAGATGTGAGAGCTGAGCAAGAAGCTGAGAGGTATTTGAATTTGTCTGCTTATATTGGCGGCGATAATGACATGCATATTGTGGAAGATCAGCAGAGCTACTGTGGGGATTAG